The following are encoded together in the Phaseolus vulgaris cultivar G19833 chromosome 9, P. vulgaris v2.0, whole genome shotgun sequence genome:
- the LOC137822829 gene encoding glucose-1-phosphate adenylyltransferase large subunit 1-like yields MESTCATLSGILAKVSEGTGRNRRSGFWGESTRGSGNTRFLSVQSCKTSQTSKNLRNSKPPGIPRAVLTSDINEDSMAYQGVPTFQTTEVNPKSVASIILGGGAGTRLFPLTGRRAKPAVPIGGCYRLIDIPMSNCINSGIRKIFIMTQFNSFSLNRHLSRTYSFGNGMNFGDGFVEVLAATQTPGETGKKWFQGTADAVRQFIWVFEDAKNKNVEHILILSGDHLYRMNYMDFVQRHVDTNADITVSCVPMDDSRASDYGLMKIDKTGRIVQFAEKPKGSDLKAMRVDTTLLGLSPQEAEKHPYIASMGVYVFRTETLLQLLRWQYSSCNDFGSEIIPSAVSEHHVQAYLFNDYWEDIGTIKSFFDANLALTEQPPKFEFYDPKTPFFTSPRFLPPTKVEKCKIVDAIISHGCFMRNCSVQHSIVGVRSRLESGVELQDTMMMGADYYQTESEIASLLAEGKVPIGVGENTKIRNCIIDKNAKIGRNVIIANADGVQEADRAKEGFYIRSGITITLKNATIKDGTVI; encoded by the exons ATGGAATCAACTTGTGCAACCCTGAGTGGCATTCTAGCTAAAGTTAGTGAGGGAACTGGAAGAAACAGGAGAAGTGGGTTCTGGGGTGAGAGTACAAGGGGAAGTGGGAACACAAGGTTTTTGAGTGTTCAATCATGCAAAACTTCACAAACCAGTAAGAATCTTAGAAACTCTAAGCCTCCTGGAATTCCACGTGCTGTTCTCACATCAGACATCAACGAAGATTCCATG GCATATCAGGGGGTACCCACTTTTCAGACTACCGAAGTGAACCCAAAAAGTGTGGCTTCTATAATTTTGGGTGGAGGTGCAGGAACTCGCCTTTTTCCTCTCACTGGCAGAAGAGCCAAGCCAGCG GTTCCAATTGGGGGGTGTTATAGACTCATAGATATCCCCATGAGCAATTGCATCAACAGTGGCATCAGAAAAATATTCATTATGACGCAGTTTAACTCTTTCTCTCTCAACCGCCACCTGTCCCGCACATACAGCTTTGGAAATGGCATGAATTTTGGAGACGGTTTTGTGGAG GTCTTGGCTGCTACTCAGACACCTGGAGAGACAGGGAAGAAATGGTTCCAGGGAACAGCTGATGCTGTTAGGCAATTTATATGGGTTTTTGAG GATGCCAAGAACAAGAATGTGGAGCATATATTGATACTTTCTGGGGATCATCTTTACCGGATGAACTATATGGACTTTGTACAG AGACACGTTGACACCAATGCTGATATCACAGTTTCATGTGTACCCATGGATGACAG CCGCGCATCAGACTATGGACTGATGAAAATTGATAAAACCGGACGAATTGTACAGTTTGCAGAAAAACCTAAGGGATCAGATCTGAAGGCAATG CGTGTTGACACCACTCTTCTAGGGTTATCACCACAAGAAGCAGAAAAACATCCTTATATTGCATCCATGGGTGTCTACGTGTTTAGAACTGAAACCCTGCTGCAACTATTAAGATGGCAATATTCTTCATGCAATGACTTTGGATCTGAAATTATCCCATCTGCTGTGAGCGAGCACCATGTTCAG GCATATTTGTTCAATGACTACTGGGAAGATATTGGAACTATAAAGTCCTTTTTTGATGCAAACCTCGCCCTAACAGAACAG CCTcctaaatttgaattttatgaTCCAAAGACACCTTTCTTCACTTCCCCAAGATTCCTTCCACCCACTAAAGTAGAAAAATGCAAG ATAGTGGATGCAATTATTTCTCACGGTTGCTTCATGAGGAACTGTAGCGTTCAGCACTCTATTGTGGGAGTACGCTCACGTTTAGAGTCTGGTGTGGAGCTTCAG GATACCATGATGATGGGTGCTGACTACTATCAGACTGAGTCTGAAATTGCATCTTTACTGGCAGAAGGAAAGGTTCCAATTGGTGTTGGGGAAAATACCAAAATCAG GAATTGCATAATCGACAAGAATGCCAAGATAGGAAGAAATGTGATAATCGCAAATGCAGAT GGTGTTCAAGAAGCTGATAGGGCCAAGGAAGGATTCTACATCAGGTCTGGCATCACGATTACACTGAAAAATGCAACAATTAAAGATGGAACAGTAATATGA